One part of the Georgfuchsia toluolica genome encodes these proteins:
- a CDS encoding WD40/YVTN/BNR-like repeat-containing protein, with product MHIHLSSRSNLARKICHCAFVGALIGSAPTLAETKFQDPLDSPAVMRTAVNTRPLMAITYAGAQLIAVGSRGMIARSEDQGKSWSQSAVPVQSDLLAVHFPTALDGWAVGHDGVILHSSDGGKNWVKQLDGRIAAETFKKYYAAQAAIPQITEVIGQLKRNYKAGPALPWLGVWFEDAKKGFVVGSYGMIAATVDGGKTWEPWLHRIDNDHLQPLNLNCIREIGENLYIGSERGMVFKLDRGQQRFDKTATGYVGSFFGIVGNADTLLALGLRGVVYRSGNGGASWEGLKMATEATVTAGAVSRAAAGGVVLVNSAGQILLSNAQMRSFSVVHPDKPMRYTGVVLTNQGAAVVTGLDGVRTETLIGKVQ from the coding sequence ATGCATATACATCTATCCTCGCGTTCGAATCTGGCCCGCAAGATCTGCCATTGCGCGTTCGTCGGCGCATTGATCGGGTCTGCGCCGACGCTGGCGGAAACGAAGTTCCAGGATCCGCTGGATTCCCCCGCGGTAATGCGCACAGCAGTCAATACCCGGCCACTGATGGCCATCACCTATGCTGGTGCACAACTGATTGCGGTCGGCTCGCGCGGGATGATTGCCCGCTCGGAAGACCAGGGCAAGAGCTGGAGCCAGTCCGCGGTACCGGTGCAAAGCGATTTGCTCGCGGTGCATTTCCCCACCGCGCTGGATGGCTGGGCGGTGGGACACGACGGCGTGATACTGCATAGCAGCGATGGCGGCAAGAACTGGGTTAAGCAATTAGATGGGCGGATCGCGGCCGAAACCTTCAAAAAGTACTACGCCGCCCAGGCGGCCATTCCGCAGATAACGGAAGTGATCGGGCAGCTCAAACGCAACTACAAGGCAGGGCCGGCCCTGCCTTGGCTGGGTGTCTGGTTCGAGGATGCCAAAAAGGGCTTCGTCGTCGGCTCCTACGGCATGATTGCCGCAACGGTGGATGGCGGCAAGACCTGGGAGCCATGGCTGCATCGGATCGACAACGATCATCTGCAACCGCTCAACCTGAACTGCATCCGTGAGATAGGTGAAAACCTCTACATCGGCTCCGAGCGCGGCATGGTGTTCAAATTGGATCGCGGGCAACAGCGCTTCGACAAGACCGCGACCGGCTATGTGGGCAGCTTCTTCGGCATCGTCGGCAATGCCGATACGCTGCTGGCCCTCGGCCTGCGCGGCGTCGTCTATCGCAGCGGCAATGGCGGCGCCAGCTGGGAGGGACTCAAGATGGCGACCGAGGCCACCGTTACGGCCGGGGCAGTGAGCCGCGCTGCGGCGGGAGGGGTCGTACTGGTCAATAGTGCGGGCCAGATACTGCTGTCTAATGCGCAAATGCGCTCGTTCAGCGTGGTACATCCGGACAAGCCGATGCGCTATACAGGTGTGGTGCTGACCAATCAGGGCGCCGCGGTAGTCACCGGTTTGGACGGTGTACGCACCGAAACACTTATCGGCAAAGTCCAATAG
- a CDS encoding efflux RND transporter permease subunit, whose translation MPVVASREDFDKTSGVLLERMIFNNRFLLVMACLLLTLLLGYFASRLEINASFEKMMPQSSPFVQNYRANAASLKGLGNSVRIVVENTKGDIYDPAYLEVLRKVNDEVFLIPGVDRSFMKSIWMPVVRWTEITEEGYKGGAMIPDTYNGSAESIKAVRFNVNRSGIVGSLVANDQKSSMIFVPLLETDNATGKALDYRAFSDQLSQIRSKYEKEGVRIHVIGFAQLVGDLIHGMIEVFTYFIFAAAIAMAIILLYTRCIRSTLLVILCSLVAVTWQLGFMQLFKFVLDPYSVLVPFLIFAIGVSHGAQKMNGIMQDIGRGTHRYVAARYTFRRLFLAGLTALLADAVGFAVLSLIDIPVIRSLALSASIGVAVLIFTNLILLPILLSYTGVSSKAALRSMKSSEAGQHPLELWLGRFTQPRWATAVLVITAALAAAGLVIASQLKIGDLDAGAPELRPDSKYNKDNAYITSHYRLSSDQFAVIVTGPDDMLLNYETLLEMDRLEEELRDLPGVQTTVSAASLSRQYTSAGFEGSEKWITLNRDPYVNYDAINYVYDSNPEMFNNQRSVAPIIAFLADHKAETLTRVVQTVEAFAKKHDTAERKFLLAAGNAGIEAATNIAVTHANRTMLLYVYGAVILLCFITFRSWRAVVVAVVPLMVTSILCEALMVLLGIGVKVATLPVTALGVGIGVDYALYLLTVQLVQQRQGLAVPEAYRAALVFTGKVVALIGVTLAAAVITWAWSPIKFQANMGILLAFMFLWNMIGALIVVPSLATFLLRSATTKSAMPIDAQVEWARALAQESPDGEDAKRSQA comes from the coding sequence ATGCCGGTTGTTGCGTCCCGCGAAGACTTCGACAAGACTTCGGGCGTGCTGCTTGAGCGCATGATTTTCAACAACCGCTTTCTGCTAGTCATGGCCTGCCTGCTGCTGACCCTTCTGCTGGGCTACTTTGCTTCGCGGCTGGAGATCAATGCCAGCTTCGAGAAAATGATGCCGCAGTCAAGCCCGTTCGTGCAGAACTATCGCGCTAACGCGGCCTCGCTCAAAGGTCTGGGCAATTCCGTGCGGATCGTTGTGGAGAACACCAAGGGCGACATCTACGATCCGGCCTACCTGGAGGTGCTACGCAAGGTCAATGACGAAGTGTTTCTGATCCCAGGCGTGGATCGTTCCTTCATGAAGTCGATATGGATGCCGGTGGTGCGCTGGACCGAAATCACCGAAGAAGGCTACAAGGGCGGTGCGATGATACCAGACACCTATAACGGGTCTGCGGAAAGCATCAAGGCGGTGCGTTTCAACGTCAACCGTTCGGGCATCGTGGGTTCACTGGTGGCCAACGACCAGAAATCCAGCATGATTTTCGTGCCCCTGCTCGAAACCGATAACGCGACGGGAAAGGCGCTCGATTACCGCGCCTTCAGCGATCAGTTATCGCAGATCCGCAGCAAGTATGAGAAAGAGGGGGTGCGCATCCACGTGATCGGCTTTGCGCAGCTGGTCGGCGACCTGATTCACGGGATGATCGAGGTATTCACCTATTTCATATTTGCCGCGGCGATTGCCATGGCTATCATCCTGCTGTACACGCGCTGCATCAGAAGCACGCTATTGGTGATCCTCTGTTCACTGGTTGCCGTCACCTGGCAATTGGGCTTTATGCAGCTGTTCAAGTTCGTGCTGGATCCCTATTCGGTGCTGGTGCCATTCCTGATCTTCGCCATCGGTGTGTCGCATGGCGCGCAGAAGATGAACGGGATCATGCAGGACATCGGACGTGGCACCCACCGCTATGTGGCTGCCCGCTACACCTTCCGCCGGCTCTTCCTGGCGGGTCTGACGGCACTGCTGGCCGATGCCGTCGGCTTTGCCGTGCTGTCGCTCATCGACATTCCAGTCATCCGCAGTCTGGCGCTTTCGGCCAGCATCGGGGTGGCGGTACTGATTTTCACCAACCTGATCCTGCTGCCGATTCTGTTGTCCTATACTGGCGTCAGCTCAAAGGCAGCCCTGCGCAGTATGAAAAGCAGTGAAGCAGGACAACATCCGCTGGAGCTCTGGCTGGGACGCTTCACCCAGCCGCGCTGGGCGACTGCGGTGTTGGTAATCACCGCCGCGCTGGCCGCGGCCGGTCTGGTGATTGCCTCACAGCTGAAGATCGGCGATCTCGACGCGGGGGCGCCGGAACTGCGGCCGGACTCCAAATACAACAAGGACAATGCCTACATCACGAGCCACTATCGGCTGTCGAGCGACCAGTTCGCCGTCATCGTCACGGGACCGGATGATATGCTGCTCAACTATGAGACGCTGCTGGAGATGGATCGTCTTGAGGAGGAACTGCGTGATCTCCCCGGCGTGCAGACGACGGTTTCGGCGGCCAGCCTGTCGCGGCAGTACACCTCGGCGGGATTTGAAGGATCGGAAAAATGGATCACGCTAAATCGCGACCCATACGTCAACTACGATGCGATCAATTATGTCTATGACTCGAATCCCGAGATGTTCAATAACCAGCGCTCGGTTGCCCCAATCATCGCCTTTCTGGCTGACCACAAGGCGGAAACCCTGACGCGCGTGGTGCAAACCGTCGAAGCTTTTGCCAAAAAGCACGACACGGCAGAGCGGAAGTTTCTCCTGGCGGCGGGCAATGCAGGCATCGAAGCAGCGACCAACATCGCGGTTACCCACGCCAATCGCACGATGCTGCTCTATGTGTATGGGGCGGTGATATTGCTGTGCTTCATCACCTTCAGAAGCTGGCGTGCGGTGGTGGTGGCGGTTGTTCCGCTGATGGTGACCTCGATCCTGTGCGAGGCGCTGATGGTGCTGCTGGGAATCGGCGTCAAGGTGGCGACCCTGCCGGTGACGGCGCTGGGCGTGGGGATTGGCGTCGACTATGCGCTGTATCTGCTGACTGTGCAACTGGTACAACAGCGTCAGGGGTTGGCGGTACCCGAAGCCTACCGCGCTGCCCTGGTGTTTACCGGCAAGGTAGTGGCGCTGATTGGCGTGACGCTTGCTGCTGCCGTGATTACCTGGGCCTGGTCACCGATCAAGTTCCAGGCCAACATGGGGATACTGCTCGCGTTCATGTTCCTCTGGAACATGATCGGTGCCCTGATCGTGGTGCCGAGTCTCGCAACATTCCTGCTACGCTCGGCCACGACAAAGAGCGCAATGCCGATCGATGCGCAGGTCGAGTGGGCCAGAGCGCTAGCACAGGAATCGCCTGATGGTGAGGATGCAAAGCGCTCACAAGCATAA
- a CDS encoding universal stress protein — protein MYQHILVPIDDSELAIDIASKAVAFAKALGARITFLHARPDYGATGNGALVRVMSPRDFADQADGTARAVLARAESEARDESVAFESIAKTSDRPYEAIIDTAEERGCDLIFMASHGRRGLKELLVGTQTQKVLAHTTIPVLVALVENSAQSTEMNKAINIIRGEHQSMAAVVHGLKHILRQARETGKPADIRLLRAMIHYFLAFRRVLHHPKEEGYLFARLRARAPKSEELVSRLEAQHHELGALLEALETAFNGYQTARDADHLNQLTQAVDRYSRLQWEHIKIEEKCIWPECRAYLTSEDWKEIANAFEQNGDPRFDKDREAGFDHLFSSIMNMYERSERGQGGHV, from the coding sequence TTGTATCAACACATCCTGGTACCGATTGATGATTCGGAACTGGCAATTGACATCGCATCCAAGGCGGTCGCATTCGCAAAAGCCTTGGGCGCGCGCATTACCTTCCTCCACGCGCGCCCCGACTACGGCGCTACCGGCAATGGCGCCCTGGTGCGAGTCATGTCGCCGCGAGATTTTGCTGATCAGGCAGACGGTACTGCGAGAGCCGTCCTGGCCAGGGCGGAGAGCGAGGCGCGTGATGAGAGTGTAGCCTTTGAATCGATTGCAAAGACGAGCGATCGTCCCTACGAGGCCATCATCGACACTGCCGAGGAGCGCGGTTGCGATCTGATCTTTATGGCCTCCCATGGTCGGCGAGGCCTGAAGGAACTGCTGGTTGGCACCCAGACCCAAAAGGTGCTAGCGCATACAACCATCCCGGTGTTGGTCGCGCTGGTGGAAAATAGCGCGCAGTCAACGGAGATGAATAAGGCCATCAACATCATCCGCGGAGAGCACCAATCGATGGCGGCCGTCGTCCACGGCCTCAAGCATATCTTGCGGCAGGCGCGTGAGACTGGGAAGCCCGCCGACATCCGCTTGCTTCGCGCCATGATCCATTACTTTCTTGCCTTTCGCCGGGTACTGCATCACCCAAAGGAAGAGGGATATCTGTTTGCGCGACTGCGTGCACGTGCTCCGAAATCCGAAGAGCTGGTGTCGCGTCTGGAAGCTCAGCATCATGAATTGGGCGCTCTGCTTGAGGCGCTCGAGACAGCGTTCAACGGATACCAGACCGCACGAGATGCAGATCATCTGAATCAACTGACGCAGGCAGTTGATCGTTATTCCAGACTCCAATGGGAGCATATAAAAATAGAAGAAAAGTGCATCTGGCCAGAATGTCGCGCATATCTCACCAGCGAGGACTGGAAGGAGATCGCCAATGCTTTCGAGCAAAATGGCGACCCCAGATTCGACAAGGATCGTGAGGCCGGATTCGACCACCTATTCTCCAGCATCATGAATATGTACGAACGATCCGAGCGGGGTCAGGGCGGACACGTATAA
- a CDS encoding class I adenylate-forming enzyme family protein, giving the protein MNLAHDLERRAQEEPGRIGLYFKDEALTFLGIDQMSSRVGNYLKSVGLEKGKRLAIFLPSSPRFIAALFGAWKVGAIVVPINNLYKDKELRHGLEQTKADAVITDKDHLERVKKLGMNLEVLCYDDKLFAGFSSACPSFTPDEQDIALMPFTGGTSGEARAAILGHNSQYATLSNLAAISKGRPGPFPIARSNTPPNFIAMPLFHMGGLMSLLIAYNVGRSVVLMRKFEAETFVQLVAKHRPDTLALMPTMIQMLVNYPEEVDLSSVKSLLSTGQELNPSLKRRFELRFNIPVIQNYGSTEAGHIAGWTVRDITEKRWKPGAVGRVYENVEVFIRDPEGKDLPVGKTGQIWIKTKGTMEGYAGKDSVKEKVISEDGLVTTSDLGYLDSDNCLFVIGRSRDMIKCGGFQVLPGEIEETLREHPAVLDVAVVGVPDERLGEMPKAFVVLKDETQDKDKLALELIEFCRSKIAHYKAVRAVSFVREIPKSEVGKVVKRFLQEQAS; this is encoded by the coding sequence ATGAATCTCGCCCACGATTTGGAGCGACGGGCACAAGAAGAACCGGGCAGAATTGGCCTTTACTTCAAGGATGAAGCCCTGACATTCTTAGGCATTGACCAAATGTCTAGTAGAGTCGGAAATTACCTAAAGAGTGTTGGCCTTGAGAAAGGGAAACGCTTAGCGATATTCCTGCCGAGTTCACCGCGGTTCATTGCCGCCCTTTTCGGCGCATGGAAAGTAGGGGCAATCGTAGTCCCGATCAACAACCTGTATAAGGATAAAGAGTTAAGGCACGGCTTGGAACAAACTAAAGCTGATGCTGTGATAACCGACAAAGATCATTTGGAGCGAGTAAAGAAACTGGGCATGAACTTGGAGGTGCTGTGTTACGACGACAAGTTGTTTGCCGGGTTTTCGTCAGCATGTCCCTCGTTCACTCCTGATGAGCAGGATATTGCCTTAATGCCATTCACGGGAGGCACCTCAGGCGAAGCGCGTGCAGCGATTCTCGGCCATAACTCGCAGTACGCTACGCTGTCCAATCTTGCTGCCATATCCAAAGGCAGGCCCGGCCCGTTTCCAATTGCCAGATCCAATACACCACCAAACTTCATAGCGATGCCCTTGTTTCACATGGGCGGGCTGATGTCCCTACTGATCGCTTACAACGTGGGACGCAGCGTCGTCTTGATGCGCAAATTTGAAGCGGAAACTTTTGTACAGTTGGTTGCCAAACACCGCCCTGATACGCTGGCGCTGATGCCAACCATGATACAGATGTTGGTCAACTATCCTGAAGAGGTGGATCTCAGTTCAGTCAAATCCTTGCTGAGCACAGGGCAGGAACTGAATCCCAGTCTTAAAAGGCGGTTTGAACTGCGTTTCAATATTCCGGTTATACAGAACTACGGTTCGACTGAAGCGGGACATATCGCAGGCTGGACCGTACGGGATATCACGGAAAAACGCTGGAAACCAGGCGCAGTGGGCCGCGTATACGAAAACGTCGAGGTATTTATCCGTGACCCGGAAGGCAAGGATTTGCCTGTCGGCAAGACCGGACAAATTTGGATCAAGACCAAGGGAACCATGGAAGGATACGCTGGCAAGGATTCCGTGAAAGAAAAGGTAATTAGTGAGGACGGCTTGGTCACTACTTCTGATCTGGGCTACCTTGATTCAGACAATTGTCTATTCGTAATCGGCCGATCCAGGGACATGATCAAGTGCGGGGGCTTTCAGGTGCTGCCAGGGGAAATTGAAGAAACACTCAGGGAACACCCAGCTGTGCTCGATGTAGCGGTAGTGGGGGTTCCCGACGAGCGTCTGGGCGAAATGCCCAAGGCCTTTGTGGTTTTGAAAGACGAGACTCAGGATAAGGACAAATTGGCACTCGAACTTATAGAGTTTTGCCGCAGCAAGATTGCCCACTACAAAGCTGTAAGGGCAGTCAGCTTTGTCCGTGAGATACCGAAGAGTGAGGTAGGCAAGGTGGTAAAGAGGTTCTTGCAGGAACAGGCGTCATAG
- a CDS encoding amidohydrolase family protein: MKVIDLQINLMNRQSKWPLIKDEQLYAELTKHFKSPPIGLNKSEEEMVQELRDYEIKGTILGGGWKVLGWNDLGEIKARNDYIGDLQRKYSDAYFGFWVGIDPDWGHRGLQELERCIKDLGSYGIAVGGSLTGVPANDKAWYPYYDLCSSAGVPVKIWVGILAIKGKVPLWTENPIPYVDDVALKFPDLKIICAHHPWPFDQEMAAVLIHHPNVYNEQHGTSPKYFSEAFKREINSRIQDKIMFGSEYPQLGYEMLFKAWEAQGYKPEVLEKIYRGNAQRVLGLEI, encoded by the coding sequence ATGAAAGTTATTGACCTACAAATCAACTTGATGAACAGGCAGTCTAAATGGCCATTGATCAAGGACGAACAGTTATATGCGGAGTTGACTAAGCACTTCAAGTCACCACCCATAGGACTCAACAAGTCCGAAGAAGAAATGGTTCAGGAACTCAGGGATTATGAGATAAAGGGCACCATCTTAGGCGGAGGCTGGAAGGTCCTTGGCTGGAACGATCTGGGTGAAATTAAAGCTAGGAATGATTACATCGGAGATTTGCAGCGCAAGTACAGCGATGCTTACTTTGGGTTCTGGGTCGGTATAGACCCAGACTGGGGGCATCGAGGGCTGCAGGAACTGGAGCGCTGCATAAAGGACTTGGGATCCTACGGGATCGCGGTTGGTGGCTCATTAACGGGCGTCCCGGCAAATGATAAAGCATGGTACCCGTATTATGACCTGTGCTCTTCAGCTGGGGTTCCGGTCAAGATCTGGGTTGGTATTCTGGCAATCAAGGGGAAGGTTCCCCTTTGGACAGAGAATCCCATTCCTTACGTCGACGACGTCGCCTTGAAATTCCCTGACCTCAAGATCATTTGTGCCCACCACCCTTGGCCATTCGACCAGGAAATGGCTGCCGTTTTAATTCATCATCCCAATGTTTATAACGAGCAGCATGGAACGAGCCCAAAATATTTTTCCGAAGCATTCAAAAGGGAAATCAACAGTCGGATACAGGACAAAATCATGTTTGGCTCGGAGTATCCTCAGCTCGGTTATGAGATGTTATTCAAAGCATGGGAGGCTCAAGGGTATAAGCCTGAGGTCTTGGAAAAGATCTACCGCGGCAATGCTCAGAGAGTGTTGGGACTTGAAATCTGA
- a CDS encoding MarR family winged helix-turn-helix transcriptional regulator: MTKAKAVKTAKMRQNASSDNRHTSAADLGASQRRDMKLGFLIQDVSRTRRKAFDQLMKPLGVTRAQWWVLANLARQDGMTQVELADILEVGKASLGSIVERLESRGWVERQGDPIDKRIKRIYLTQKGQRLLEKMTIAERELNDLNIHRLTETDRNELVRLLSLISLTSRVMDRV; the protein is encoded by the coding sequence ATGACCAAAGCAAAGGCGGTCAAGACGGCGAAAATGCGGCAGAATGCATCCAGCGACAATAGACACACGTCGGCTGCCGATCTGGGAGCAAGCCAGCGTCGAGATATGAAGCTAGGATTTCTAATTCAAGATGTATCGCGGACGCGCCGCAAAGCATTCGATCAACTGATGAAGCCGTTGGGGGTTACACGCGCCCAGTGGTGGGTATTGGCAAATCTGGCCCGACAAGACGGCATGACGCAGGTAGAGCTTGCCGATATCCTGGAAGTAGGGAAGGCAAGCCTTGGCTCAATAGTTGAACGACTCGAAAGCAGAGGGTGGGTGGAACGCCAAGGCGACCCGATCGATAAACGCATCAAGAGAATCTATCTGACGCAAAAGGGACAGCGGCTGCTAGAAAAAATGACTATCGCCGAACGAGAATTGAATGATTTGAATATTCACAGGCTCACAGAGACCGACCGCAACGAACTTGTGCGATTACTCTCGTTGATTAGTTTGACTTCGCGTGTAATGGATCGAGTTTGA
- a CDS encoding pyruvate formate lyase family protein: MKTIDNAADSKVAKRVVKLDPLRAKSARLLQADSTDSKPTKRVQRMMKQLRSEPIRVSCERLRPLIDTYKEFEGAPETIKMARVLERSLVAMTIFIDESPIVGTITKYPVGASPFPELACKWMLKEKAFATSLGEIVVSDKDKEVLKEAIAYFDKRCLWSKSLQTIRQMYPDADPITLQKIGLVDHSPPSLLSGLGILDFGKVLNIGLEGVIAEIRAEMAKLGPWELESYRKREFLQASEIALTAIIKFAERYSRLAAKMAAEESEGVRKKELEKIAETCAHVPAKPARTFFEAAQSFWFMHLMPWFEGVICGSPGRFPQYMYPFYAQDKKEGRITEEEALELIEIIFVKIAAIQNFEPDDLYKTTQGTTHQILSLGGYDANGDDATNIIDFLCLEAQKVVKSTPLSVTVLYHDKLSEEFLMKCVELIRSGGGNPQFHNARVFLERALTSHPGIPLAHARDTSMWGCQDMVINGRGYLQVRSIFNSAKLVELALNNGVDPLSGKLVGPQTGKAESFKSYEEFAEAVRKQAAHFVPLTNAYHSAGQYIKSKYFPNIVQSALTEGCIEKGRHLYEGGAQYNTCGTVFIGTVDLANSMSAVKKVVFDDKKITMGQMLQALKDDFEGKDGERIRKLLLAAPKVGNDDDYADGMARDWYEVLYQLHQNEMVPPTPDFVLRPEAYSATNHFGRGRFTGALPTGRKATIPLTDASVSPMPGTECEGPTAVVKSAAKVLDCVKWGSNHLNLKFLPAMLEGTENARHLLSLLKTYMDLGGSHMQVNCVSSETLRDAQAHPENYRDLVVRVAGFSAYFTLLDVPVQNEIIARSSFGWE; the protein is encoded by the coding sequence ATGAAGACGATAGATAATGCGGCAGATTCCAAGGTAGCAAAACGAGTCGTCAAACTCGATCCATTACGCGCGAAGTCAGCCAGGCTACTGCAAGCGGATTCGACAGACTCGAAGCCGACCAAACGCGTCCAGCGGATGATGAAACAGCTGCGTTCGGAGCCGATCCGGGTTTCCTGCGAACGATTGCGCCCCTTGATCGATACCTACAAGGAATTCGAGGGTGCGCCGGAAACCATCAAAATGGCGAGAGTGCTGGAGAGAAGCCTGGTCGCCATGACGATATTCATCGACGAGTCGCCCATCGTCGGAACGATTACCAAGTACCCGGTGGGAGCCTCGCCGTTTCCCGAGTTGGCGTGCAAGTGGATGCTGAAGGAAAAGGCCTTCGCCACCAGCCTGGGCGAGATCGTGGTCAGCGACAAGGACAAGGAAGTATTGAAGGAGGCGATCGCTTACTTTGACAAGCGTTGCCTCTGGTCCAAATCCCTGCAGACCATTAGGCAAATGTATCCTGATGCCGATCCGATCACGCTGCAGAAGATCGGCCTGGTTGATCACAGCCCGCCGTCCCTGCTCTCCGGCCTGGGCATCCTCGACTTCGGCAAGGTGCTGAATATCGGCCTCGAAGGCGTCATCGCCGAAATCCGCGCCGAGATGGCCAAGCTGGGGCCGTGGGAGCTGGAATCCTACCGCAAGAGGGAGTTCCTGCAGGCCAGTGAAATCGCTCTCACGGCGATTATCAAGTTTGCCGAGAGATATTCCCGCCTGGCCGCCAAAATGGCCGCCGAGGAGTCGGAAGGCGTGCGTAAGAAGGAGTTGGAAAAGATCGCCGAGACCTGCGCCCATGTGCCGGCCAAGCCGGCGCGGACCTTCTTCGAAGCGGCACAGTCGTTCTGGTTCATGCATCTGATGCCCTGGTTCGAAGGCGTCATCTGCGGCTCCCCGGGCCGCTTCCCGCAGTACATGTATCCGTTTTACGCCCAGGACAAGAAGGAAGGGCGGATTACCGAGGAAGAAGCACTCGAGCTAATCGAGATCATCTTCGTCAAGATCGCGGCAATCCAGAACTTTGAGCCCGATGACCTGTACAAGACGACGCAGGGTACGACGCACCAGATCTTGAGCCTGGGCGGCTATGATGCCAACGGCGACGATGCCACCAACATTATCGACTTCCTTTGCCTGGAAGCGCAGAAGGTCGTCAAGTCGACGCCGCTCAGTGTCACGGTGCTCTATCACGACAAGCTATCGGAAGAGTTCCTGATGAAGTGCGTCGAGCTGATCCGCAGCGGCGGCGGCAACCCGCAATTCCACAACGCCCGTGTGTTCCTCGAGCGCGCCCTCACTAGCCATCCCGGCATACCGCTCGCCCATGCCCGCGACACGAGCATGTGGGGTTGCCAGGACATGGTGATCAATGGCCGCGGTTACCTACAGGTACGCAGCATCTTCAATTCGGCGAAGCTGGTTGAACTCGCTCTCAACAACGGTGTGGATCCTTTGAGCGGCAAGTTGGTCGGTCCGCAGACCGGCAAGGCCGAGAGCTTCAAGTCCTACGAGGAGTTCGCCGAAGCCGTCCGCAAGCAGGCTGCCCATTTTGTGCCCCTGACCAATGCGTACCATAGCGCGGGTCAGTACATCAAGTCCAAGTATTTCCCGAACATTGTCCAGTCAGCGCTGACCGAGGGCTGCATCGAGAAAGGCAGGCATCTGTACGAGGGTGGCGCCCAATACAACACCTGCGGAACGGTGTTCATCGGCACGGTCGATCTGGCCAACTCAATGTCCGCTGTTAAGAAAGTGGTCTTCGACGACAAGAAGATCACGATGGGCCAGATGCTGCAGGCGCTGAAGGACGATTTCGAAGGCAAGGACGGCGAGCGCATCCGCAAGCTGCTGCTGGCGGCGCCGAAAGTCGGCAACGACGACGATTATGCCGACGGCATGGCGCGCGACTGGTACGAAGTTCTGTACCAGCTGCACCAGAACGAGATGGTCCCGCCGACGCCGGATTTCGTCCTGCGGCCGGAAGCCTATTCCGCCACCAATCACTTTGGCCGCGGCCGTTTTACCGGGGCTTTGCCGACGGGCCGCAAGGCGACCATTCCGCTGACCGACGCCTCCGTCTCGCCGATGCCCGGCACCGAATGCGAAGGCCCGACCGCCGTCGTGAAGTCGGCGGCGAAGGTGCTGGACTGTGTGAAATGGGGATCAAACCATCTCAACCTTAAGTTCCTTCCTGCCATGTTGGAAGGAACAGAAAATGCCCGGCACCTGCTATCCCTGCTCAAGACCTACATGGACTTGGGTGGTTCCCACATGCAGGTCAACTGTGTCAGCAGTGAAACGCTGAGGGATGCGCAGGCGCATCCGGAAAATTACCGGGATCTGGTTGTGCGGGTAGCCGGCTTTAGTGCCTATTTCACCCTGCTTGACGTGCCGGTGCAAAACGAGATCATTGCGCGGAGCAGCTTCGGCTGGGAATGA